ATGACCGTGGAATTTCTTGCACATACTTCTCTTTATATATCTGATCAAATCTCAAAGCTGCATATATGCACTAGAAGGTATTCTTTAGTTACCCATAATAATACATATTCTCCAATagcaaaatgaattttttttttatgattcttCTCTGCTTTGCTAGCCAAATGTTGGCGTATTTCATGCTACCGACAACAGTTGCGCTCTCTTTGAGTTCAAAGACTGATAAGCTGGCTTTGCTTGCATTGAAGGAAAAGCTTACAAATGGTGTACCAGATTCTTTGCCATCATGGAATAAGTCTCTACATTTTTGTGAATGGCAAGGGATTACATGTGGTCGTCATCACACGAGAGTCTCTGCCTTGCGTTTGGAAAATCAAACATTGGGTGGCACTCTTGGACCATCATTGGGAAATCTAACCTTTCTTACAATTCTAAAACTTAGAAAGGTCAACTTGTATGGTGGAATTCCAAAACAAGTTGGTTGTTTGAAGCGATTGCAAGTTCTTTACTTAGACCAAAACCATCTTCAAGGAGAGATTCCCATAGAGCTCTCTAATTGCTCAAATATCAAGGTAATTAATTTTGCACTCAATGGACTGATCACCGGAAGAGTTCCCACATGGTTTGGATCAATGATGCAACTTACTAAATTGTATTTAGGTGCCAATGATCTGGTTGGTACTATTCCATCTTCCCTAGCAAATTTTTCATCACTCCAATTGCTAGCACTTCCAGAAAATCACTTTGAAGGAAGCATACCTTATTCTTTGGGTAGGTTGTCAAGTTTGACATATCTGTCTCTGAGTTCAAATAATTTGTCAGGTGAAATCCCTCATTCTCTTTACAACCTatcaaatattcaaatttttgaTCTTGCGGGAAACAAGTTATTTGGTGGTCTTCCTACAAATTTAAATCTTGCATTTCCCAATCTTGAAGTATTTTATGTAGGAGGTAACCAAATAAGTGGAATTTTTCCATCTTCAATATCCAACCTTACTGGATTGCGAAACTTTGATATatcagaaaataattttaatgc
Above is a genomic segment from Medicago truncatula cultivar Jemalong A17 chromosome 5, MtrunA17r5.0-ANR, whole genome shotgun sequence containing:
- the LOC112422172 gene encoding putative receptor-like protein kinase At3g47110, whose protein sequence is MLAYFMLPTTVALSLSSKTDKLALLALKEKLTNGVPDSLPSWNKSLHFCEWQGITCGRHHTRVSALRLENQTLGGTLGPSLGNLTFLTILKLRKVNLYGGIPKQVGCLKRLQVLYLDQNHLQGEIPIELSNCSNIKVINFALNGLITGRVPTWFGSMMQLTKLYLGANDLVGTIPSSLANFSSLQLLALPENHFEGSIPYSLGRLSSLTYLSLSSNNLSGEIPHSLYNLSNIQIFDLAGNKLFGGLPTNLNLAFPNLEVFYVGGNQISGIFPSSISNLTGLRNFDISENNFNAPIPLTLGRLNKLEWFGIGENNFGSEGAHDLDFLSSL